TCATCTTCATACTCGTCGTCTTTAACCACACCCAACACCTGGCCGGCTGGAATCGCGACGAAATCATATTCATTTACGGCTTCTTCCTAGTCCCATACGCCGTATTCTCAGCCTTTTTCAACATCTGGGACTTCAACGAAAGATATATCGTCAAAGGCGAAATGGACCGGATTTTGACACGACCCGTCCACAGCCTCTTTCAAGTCATTTTGGAAAAAATGGAACTAGAATCGCTCTTCGGAGCCATAACGGGACTCATCATCATGGGGTATGCAGGTTCCCGCTTAGAAATCTCCCTTACCTGGTACGACCCGTTCCTGTTTGTGCTGATGGTAGCGGGTGGCGCCTTAGTCTATGGTGGCATTTTCATCTTGCTCGCTTGCATCGGTTTCTGGAGTGACGCCAAAACGGATATCATGCCGATGATGTACAACATCGGAAACTACGGCCGCTATCCTGTTGATATTTACAATGGGGTGATTCGTTTTGTCCTAACCTGGATCCTGCCATTTGCCTTCGTGGGTGTTTATCCATCCGCTTATTTCCTTGGTCGCGAAGAATGGTACAACTATGCCTTTTTGACACCATTCATAGGCGTGGTGTTTTTTGCTATTTCTGTCTTCGTCTGGAACCAGGGCGTAAAGCGCTACCGAGGGGCGGGGAATTAATTGTGGTTAATGGAGTTGAGTGTTGGTTTTGCATGTGAAACTGAAAAAAGTGCGGTCTTATTTTGAGTTATCCTGCGCTTTGGATAGTAAAACTGAATTGAAAGTCATCTCATTTTAAGTTTTCCTGATTCTTGATAATTAAAACTGAATGAAGCTGCTTCTTATTTTGAGTTTCGATGACTATTTAATAGTAAAACTTAATAAAAAAAGGTTTTATTTTAACTTTTAACTGTATTTGGATACTGAAACTTAAAAAAGAGAGCTTCTTTATTCAGTTTGCTTGAGCATTTAAAGATAAAACTTAATTAAAAACGGGTTATTATCAAGTTTTCCCTCTAACGAATGCCTAAAACTCAACAAAAGGAGACTTTTAATGAAGTTTCAAACTGAAAATTTATATCGAACTCAATTATAAATGATTGTAAATGAAGTTTCTCAGGTAAAATCCAAACAAAACTCAAAATAAACCAAGGTTTGCTTGATGGAATTTATTCTTTTTGTGATTGGGAAGCAGATCAAGAAGACTTGGAGGAGTTTTCAGATCCAAAACAACGTGGAGACTCGGAAATTTTGTGTCACAAAAATAGAGAATTAATAGTTTTTTTCCGTAAATATCACACTTGTGAAATTGGTCTTGGACTGAGGATTGATTTTACTGGAAAAGGAAAAGGAGCGGCTTTTGTTAAAGCGCAATACAACCCCATAAATTAACTCATAGTGTGGCTGCTCTTAATCAAAGGGGTATTAGGGATATATAAAAATGGGCTTCAAGGAAGTGTATACTTTTCTGCAGGATACTAACAGGAATACTTATGAGCTTTGAAGATGGAATATAAATGCTAATCTTAGTCTGTTGGGAAATTTTTTATGATCTAATTCTCGCATATCTCCTATTTATTTGAAGAAATTAGAAGTAGGAGGTGTAGTTATGGCCAATCCTTTTGAGGCTGTTTGGAATATGCTCAAGACATCCATGGATAATACGGATGAACCAAAAACTCCATTACATGTCATTGAGGTCGGGGACCTTTGGACGTATATCACGGTCGTGGAAGAATTTATTCGTTATGAAGAAATAGGATTAAATACTACTTCAGATGATGAGGTAATGGAACTGCTTAATGATGTGATCAGAGTTTGCGAATCACATGTGAAAAATGTAAGTGAATTTATGAAAAAAGAGGGGTTGCCATTACCTGAAGCAACATCCGCTAAGCCAAACTCAAATCCTAAAGAAATTCCACTTGGGGTGAAGTTAACTGATGATGAAATTACGAATGGTATTGTTTTTAAATTAATCACCTGCTTGCAAGCCTGTGCCAAGGGGCAGGTGGATGCCATTCGAAATGATGTTGCAGTTATGTGGCTTCGAAATTATTCAGAATGGGTTACACTGGGAGCAACATTAAAAACTTTGATGCGAAAGCGTGGATGGCTAAAGGTTCCGCCTTATTACTATCCACCAGGGTCACCAACTCAATAGTCATTTGAACGAAAATGAAACCAACTCGAAGCGCTGGAGTTGGTTTTTTTAATTATATGGGCATTTCAATTGGGTCTGAGCATACATTGTAGATAGAAGACAAGCCGGGGAGCCAT
This DNA window, taken from Bacillaceae bacterium S4-13-56, encodes the following:
- a CDS encoding ABC-2 family transporter protein yields the protein MFHIQMFTQYMSQYMKTRMQYRTDLIVEFFSDLFSQAVNLIFILVVFNHTQHLAGWNRDEIIFIYGFFLVPYAVFSAFFNIWDFNERYIVKGEMDRILTRPVHSLFQVILEKMELESLFGAITGLIIMGYAGSRLEISLTWYDPFLFVLMVAGGALVYGGIFILLACIGFWSDAKTDIMPMMYNIGNYGRYPVDIYNGVIRFVLTWILPFAFVGVYPSAYFLGREEWYNYAFLTPFIGVVFFAISVFVWNQGVKRYRGAGN
- a CDS encoding DUF3231 family protein, with translation MANPFEAVWNMLKTSMDNTDEPKTPLHVIEVGDLWTYITVVEEFIRYEEIGLNTTSDDEVMELLNDVIRVCESHVKNVSEFMKKEGLPLPEATSAKPNSNPKEIPLGVKLTDDEITNGIVFKLITCLQACAKGQVDAIRNDVAVMWLRNYSEWVTLGATLKTLMRKRGWLKVPPYYYPPGSPTQ